In a genomic window of Sphingomonas koreensis:
- a CDS encoding N-acetylmuramoyl-L-alanine amidase translates to MMDGTELEWIDAPSPNFDARALPVSIIVLHYTGMQSAEEAIMRLRDPEAKVSSHWLVAEDGQIVRLVDEANRAWHAGKSHWRGVTDINSASVGIEIVNPGHEFGYRPFPDEQIESVIRLTAAIKNRYGITRGNVVGHSDIAPARKQDPGELFPWGKLARLRLALPRPTRNLMDPGWTDAGFLLALERFGYDVTDGLAATVAFQRRFRPELVDGTIDAECRMILLALLLPKPQGDE, encoded by the coding sequence ATGATGGACGGGACTGAACTCGAGTGGATCGACGCGCCGTCGCCCAATTTCGACGCGCGTGCGCTGCCGGTCAGCATCATCGTGCTCCACTATACCGGGATGCAGAGCGCCGAGGAGGCGATCATGCGGCTGCGCGATCCCGAGGCAAAGGTGTCCAGCCACTGGCTCGTTGCCGAGGACGGGCAGATCGTTCGGCTGGTCGATGAAGCCAATCGCGCCTGGCATGCGGGCAAATCGCACTGGCGCGGGGTCACTGACATCAACTCGGCCTCGGTCGGGATCGAGATCGTCAATCCCGGGCATGAATTCGGTTACCGCCCGTTTCCTGACGAGCAGATCGAATCGGTGATCCGCCTGACCGCGGCGATCAAGAACCGCTATGGCATCACCCGCGGCAATGTGGTCGGCCATTCGGACATCGCCCCTGCACGCAAGCAGGACCCGGGCGAGCTGTTTCCCTGGGGCAAGCTCGCCCGCCTGCGCCTTGCGCTGCCGCGCCCCACCAGGAACCTGATGGACCCGGGCTGGACGGATGCCGGCTTCCTGCTCGCGCTCGAGCGGTTCGGCTATGACGTGACCGACGGGCTCGCCGCGACCGTCGCGTTCCAGCGCCGCTTCCGGCCCGAGCTGGTCGACGGGACGATCGATGCCGAATGCCGCATGATCCTGCTCGCATTGCTTCTGCCCAAGCCGCAAGGCGACGAGTGA
- a CDS encoding CheR family methyltransferase: protein MSAIPQSFASTGAMHVIGNLLEQRTGQQIAANRAWRVETVLKPVLRANDLDTLDQLIGRLAAERNGPLAESVVDALLNHETSFFRDAAVLDLVVEAAQALQAETPGRRLRIWSAGCSMGQEPYSLAMLFEEAAITRGMMMPEIVATDVSAAALARARSGRFSQFEIQRGLPVRRMVSWFDSVEGDWVIRPELSRRVQFRQHNLAKESAPAGKFDIVLCRNVLLYFAADVRSRVFRTLRTATRDGGLLVLGAGETVIGQTDAFRPSDRFRGLYLADDARVAPFRAA from the coding sequence ATGTCGGCGATCCCCCAGAGCTTCGCCTCCACCGGGGCGATGCACGTGATCGGCAATCTGCTCGAGCAGCGGACTGGCCAGCAGATCGCCGCCAACCGCGCCTGGCGGGTCGAGACGGTGTTGAAGCCGGTGCTGCGCGCGAACGATCTCGATACGCTCGATCAGCTGATCGGCCGGCTTGCCGCCGAGCGCAACGGACCGCTCGCCGAATCGGTGGTCGATGCGCTGCTCAATCACGAAACCTCCTTCTTCCGCGACGCGGCGGTGCTCGACCTGGTGGTGGAGGCTGCGCAAGCGCTTCAGGCCGAGACGCCAGGACGCCGTCTGCGTATCTGGTCGGCGGGCTGCTCGATGGGGCAGGAACCCTATTCGCTGGCGATGCTGTTCGAGGAAGCGGCGATCACCCGTGGCATGATGATGCCGGAGATCGTCGCGACCGACGTCTCCGCCGCTGCGCTCGCGCGCGCCCGTTCGGGGCGTTTCTCGCAGTTCGAGATCCAGCGTGGCCTTCCGGTGCGCCGGATGGTCAGCTGGTTCGACAGCGTCGAGGGCGATTGGGTGATCCGTCCCGAGCTTTCCAGGCGAGTCCAGTTCCGCCAGCACAATCTGGCCAAGGAGTCGGCTCCGGCGGGCAAGTTCGATATCGTCCTCTGCCGCAACGTGCTGCTCTATTTCGCTGCCGATGTGCGTAGCCGCGTGTTCCGCACGCTGCGCACCGCGACGCGCGACGGCGGCCTGCTGGTGCTGGGTGCGGGGGAGACGGTGATCGGGCAGACCGATGCGTTCCGCCCCAGTGACCGCTTCCGCGGCCTCTATCTGGCGGATGACGCCCGCGTCGCGCCGTTTCGCGCTGCCTGA
- a CDS encoding chemotaxis protein CheB: MARNIAAAGPPPDRDGGSVRVLIVDDSVVARAVLGRMIEGMGRFRIAGSVSDVAGALAFLATNRADVILLDLEMPGIHGLTALPDLIAAGQGAKVLVVSSAADDGAAAAVHALALGAADTLVKPGVGNFAGRFAAVLEDRLMRLFDTDDAAASISSHADRAPGEFDIVAVGASTGGIHALSQMLRAIPPSFQVPILVTQHLPASFMSYFAAQLAVLAGRPCEVAADHIRVRPGRMLVAPGDAHLRIVRAGEGYYAVRLSHEPVASGCMPSVDPMFDSIADLFGARGLGVVLSGMGRDGAVGAKRLIDAGGSVIVQDKASSVVWGMPGAIAESAAAVLPPDEIGRIIASQRRPG, encoded by the coding sequence ATGGCTAGAAACATAGCCGCGGCCGGCCCTCCGCCGGACCGCGATGGCGGAAGCGTCCGTGTCCTGATCGTCGATGATTCGGTGGTCGCCCGGGCCGTGCTCGGCCGGATGATCGAGGGGATGGGCCGGTTCCGGATCGCGGGGTCGGTCAGCGATGTCGCCGGCGCGCTTGCCTTTCTTGCCACCAACCGCGCCGATGTGATTCTGCTCGATCTGGAGATGCCGGGGATTCACGGCTTGACCGCGCTGCCCGATCTGATCGCTGCGGGGCAGGGGGCAAAGGTGCTGGTGGTCTCCTCCGCTGCCGACGATGGCGCGGCGGCAGCCGTGCACGCCCTCGCGCTCGGCGCCGCCGATACGCTGGTCAAGCCAGGCGTCGGCAATTTCGCCGGCCGCTTCGCCGCGGTGCTCGAGGACCGGCTGATGCGGCTGTTCGATACCGACGATGCCGCGGCGTCGATCTCCTCCCACGCGGATCGTGCGCCGGGCGAATTCGATATCGTCGCGGTCGGCGCATCGACGGGCGGCATCCATGCGCTCAGCCAGATGCTGCGTGCGATCCCGCCATCCTTTCAGGTGCCGATCCTGGTCACCCAGCACCTTCCGGCTTCGTTCATGAGCTATTTCGCGGCTCAGCTCGCAGTACTCGCGGGGCGGCCGTGCGAGGTCGCGGCCGATCATATCCGCGTCCGGCCCGGCCGGATGCTGGTGGCGCCGGGGGACGCGCATCTGCGCATCGTGCGCGCGGGCGAAGGCTATTATGCCGTGCGTCTCTCCCATGAGCCCGTCGCGAGCGGTTGCATGCCGTCGGTCGACCCGATGTTCGATTCGATCGCCGATCTGTTCGGCGCGCGCGGGCTGGGCGTCGTCCTGTCGGGCATGGGCCGCGACGGCGCAGTGGGTGCAAAACGGCTGATCGATGCCGGGGGGAGCGTGATCGTGCAGGACAAGGCGAGCTCGGTGGTCTGGGGCATGCCCGGCGCGATCGCCGAGAGCGCCGCCGCGGTGCTCCCGCCCGACGAGATCGGCCGGATCATCGCCAGCCAGCGGAGGCCTGGCTGA
- a CDS encoding response regulator produces MKTCLVVDDSKVIRKVARHILETLNFEVREAGDGREALDACLDSVPDVVLLDWNMPVMSGMDFLRALKDSGIAEKPKVVFCTTENGMAYIRAAIEAGADEYVMKPFDRETLESKLQIVGVA; encoded by the coding sequence ATGAAGACCTGCCTCGTCGTCGATGATTCCAAGGTGATCCGAAAGGTGGCGCGCCACATCCTCGAAACGCTCAACTTCGAGGTGCGTGAAGCCGGGGACGGGCGCGAGGCGCTCGACGCCTGTCTCGATTCGGTCCCCGACGTCGTCCTGCTCGACTGGAACATGCCGGTGATGAGCGGGATGGATTTCCTGCGCGCGCTGAAGGACAGCGGCATCGCCGAGAAGCCGAAAGTCGTGTTCTGCACCACCGAGAACGGCATGGCCTATATCCGCGCCGCGATCGAGGCAGGTGCCGACGAATATGTGATGAAGCCGTTCGACCGCGAGACGCTCGAGAGCAAGCTCCAGATCGTCGGCGTCGCCTGA
- a CDS encoding chemotaxis protein CheW, translating into MERLFLIAHVAGQAVAIGADQVESVVDIGTIVAVPRAGGHVRGLAALRSRVVTVIDTVAALGMTGGQDASRAVITRVDGHHYALLVDALDDVAPFVLHPLASGVPLSEAWQRAGIGLVERDGEPILAIDLTALVPATPAQAA; encoded by the coding sequence ATGGAACGGCTGTTTCTGATCGCGCATGTCGCGGGCCAGGCGGTGGCGATCGGCGCCGATCAGGTCGAATCGGTGGTGGATATCGGCACGATCGTTGCCGTGCCCCGCGCGGGCGGTCATGTCCGCGGGCTGGCTGCGCTGCGCAGCCGGGTCGTGACGGTGATCGATACCGTCGCCGCGCTGGGCATGACGGGCGGGCAGGATGCCAGCCGCGCGGTGATCACCCGCGTCGACGGTCATCATTACGCATTGCTGGTGGACGCGCTCGATGATGTCGCGCCGTTCGTCCTGCATCCGCTCGCTTCCGGCGTGCCGCTGTCCGAGGCCTGGCAGCGTGCCGGAATCGGACTGGTCGAGCGCGATGGCGAGCCTATCCTGGCGATCGATCTCACCGCCCTGGTGCCCGCCACGCCTGCTCAGGCTGCCTGA
- a CDS encoding chemotaxis protein CheA: MDDLLQEFIAETRETLEALSGEIVAWEANPDDRARLDAIFRFVHTVKGSCGFLDLPRLARLSHAAEDVLAAVRAGERTPDRALVNAVLAVVDRIGELVEAIDAGAGLDDSGEDLLIAALAEGSADVVQIAAPATQRAAARSVRLNVDLLDRMMSGMSDMVLARNELSRRLRDAEVDPQVEAALERMSATVADLRDTVTRTRMQKIDALFSALPRMVRDTAASLGKSVNLQIDGAEVELDREMIEVLRDPLVHIIRNSIDHGIESPEGRRAAGKRERGRLSVAARQSGNQIVVEIADDGRGIDTERLIRKLADTGRDERALRALSERAKQELVFEPGLSSKDEVSEISGRGVGMDVVRAAIEQIGGRVDLDSQPGKGLRILIRVPLTLSIIPTIVVAAAGQRFAVPRQAIEEIVSESSDSIRVDRIGSAEVVTVRDRRLPLVELASVLEIGGNVRPMRTMLAIVSVGEGSYALRVDDVLDNEELVIKPAAPAIMATGVYAGQTLPDSGRPMLLLDCGGIARDAGLQFVHDVLAEEAEETDEADAEGVQALVFIDLDGARRAVPLVVVDRIEQVAGDAIRHAAGRMRLTIDGRIIPLAARCEVGSAPARSILRLKDGVSEIGYAIAEAADIVTLPAEIVAADLPGPIAGAVLLDDEPVELLDPHWLFAEHGDAAGGLDDAPLCLLTGGEDGWMRTFIQPMLETAGYRVTLDAAASADVVLALDSPADAFVVQAPVVRLRSKRGCEGDGSIWRYDRDGLLGALATVARGK, encoded by the coding sequence GTGGACGACCTGCTGCAAGAATTCATCGCGGAGACGCGAGAGACGCTGGAAGCGCTGTCGGGCGAGATCGTCGCCTGGGAGGCGAATCCGGACGATCGCGCGCGCCTCGATGCCATCTTCCGCTTCGTCCATACGGTGAAGGGAAGCTGCGGCTTCCTCGACCTCCCGCGCCTTGCGCGTCTCAGCCATGCCGCCGAGGATGTCCTCGCCGCCGTCCGCGCCGGTGAGCGCACACCCGATCGCGCGCTCGTCAACGCCGTGCTCGCGGTGGTCGACCGGATCGGCGAGCTGGTCGAGGCGATCGACGCCGGGGCCGGGCTCGACGACAGCGGAGAGGATCTTCTGATCGCGGCGTTGGCCGAGGGATCGGCCGACGTGGTTCAGATTGCCGCACCGGCGACCCAGCGCGCCGCGGCACGCAGCGTGCGTCTCAATGTCGACCTGCTCGACCGGATGATGAGCGGCATGTCCGACATGGTGCTTGCCCGCAACGAGCTGTCGCGACGGCTGCGCGATGCCGAGGTCGACCCGCAGGTCGAGGCTGCGCTCGAACGCATGTCGGCGACCGTCGCGGACCTGCGCGATACCGTCACCCGCACGCGGATGCAGAAGATCGATGCGCTGTTCTCGGCGCTGCCGCGCATGGTCCGCGATACCGCGGCGAGCCTTGGCAAATCGGTCAACCTCCAGATCGACGGCGCCGAGGTCGAGCTCGATCGCGAGATGATCGAGGTGCTGCGCGATCCGCTGGTCCACATCATCCGCAACTCGATCGACCACGGCATCGAATCGCCCGAAGGACGCCGTGCCGCGGGCAAGCGCGAGCGTGGCCGTCTCAGCGTCGCAGCGCGCCAGTCGGGCAACCAGATCGTCGTCGAGATCGCCGACGACGGCCGCGGCATCGATACCGAACGGCTGATCCGCAAGCTCGCCGATACCGGCCGCGACGAGCGTGCGCTGCGTGCGCTCAGCGAGCGCGCCAAGCAGGAGCTGGTGTTCGAGCCAGGCCTGTCGAGCAAGGACGAGGTTTCCGAGATTTCCGGCCGCGGTGTCGGCATGGACGTGGTCCGTGCGGCGATCGAGCAGATCGGCGGCCGTGTCGATCTCGACAGCCAGCCGGGCAAGGGCCTGCGCATCCTGATCCGCGTGCCGCTGACGCTGTCGATCATCCCGACGATCGTCGTCGCCGCGGCGGGCCAGCGTTTCGCGGTGCCGCGCCAGGCGATCGAGGAGATCGTCAGCGAATCGAGCGACTCGATCCGGGTCGACCGCATCGGCAGCGCCGAGGTGGTGACGGTGCGCGATCGCAGGCTGCCGCTGGTCGAACTTGCCAGCGTGCTGGAAATCGGCGGCAATGTCCGCCCGATGCGCACGATGCTGGCGATCGTCAGCGTAGGCGAGGGCAGCTATGCGCTGCGCGTCGACGACGTGCTCGACAATGAGGAGCTGGTGATCAAGCCCGCAGCGCCGGCGATCATGGCGACGGGGGTCTATGCCGGCCAGACGCTGCCTGACAGCGGCCGCCCGATGCTGCTGCTCGATTGCGGCGGGATCGCGCGCGACGCCGGGCTTCAGTTCGTCCACGACGTGCTCGCCGAGGAAGCCGAGGAGACCGACGAGGCCGACGCGGAGGGCGTCCAGGCACTGGTCTTCATCGATCTGGACGGTGCCCGTCGCGCGGTGCCGCTGGTTGTCGTCGATCGCATCGAACAGGTCGCTGGGGATGCGATCCGTCATGCCGCCGGACGCATGCGCCTGACCATCGACGGCCGGATCATCCCGCTGGCTGCACGCTGTGAGGTCGGCAGCGCGCCGGCCAGGTCGATTCTGCGGCTAAAGGACGGTGTGAGCGAGATCGGCTATGCCATTGCCGAAGCAGCCGATATCGTGACGTTGCCGGCCGAGATCGTCGCCGCGGACCTACCCGGCCCGATCGCTGGTGCGGTGCTGCTGGATGACGAGCCGGTGGAACTGCTCGACCCGCATTGGTTGTTCGCCGAACATGGCGATGCGGCGGGCGGACTCGACGATGCGCCGCTCTGCCTGCTTACCGGGGGCGAGGACGGGTGGATGCGCACCTTCATTCAGCCGATGCTCGAGACCGCAGGCTATCGCGTGACGCTGGATGCCGCGGCGAGCGCCGATGTCGTGCTCGCGCTCGACAGCCCGGCCGACGCATTTGTGGTGCAGGCTCCCGTCGTGCGTCTGCGCAGCAAGCGCGGATGCGAGGGGGATGGCAGCATCTGGCGCTACGATCGTGACGGGCTGCTTGGCGCGCTCGCCACCGTCGCACGGGGGAAATGA
- a CDS encoding oxidoreductase — translation MDEIGVGLIGYGLGGRAFHAPYVGNTPGMALRAVVSRDPAKVHADLPGMRVVPDVAGLLAEPGIDLVIVSSPDDLHAEHALAAIRAGKHVLIDKPFATTLADARAIAAEGEARGVIVTAFQNRRWDADFRTLQGLIAAGTFGEIVEVESRFDRWRPVPADVWKEARPGGVWLDLGPHLVDQALQLFGQPLGITADIATLREGAPAPDYFHAVLRYPKRRVILHASKLAAANTLRFKVRGTGGSWVKHGIDPQEAATVAGKTPGEGNWGVDPVDGMLTGADGSVTPVPNVTGDYRLFWQALADAVRGEGGNPVPAADAIAVMDVLDAGLRSAEAHAEVKIPQAG, via the coding sequence ATGGATGAAATCGGTGTCGGCCTGATCGGCTATGGCCTGGGGGGCCGGGCCTTTCATGCGCCCTATGTCGGGAACACGCCCGGCATGGCGCTCCGCGCCGTGGTTTCGCGCGATCCGGCCAAGGTCCATGCCGATCTGCCCGGCATGCGCGTGGTGCCCGATGTCGCGGGGCTGCTCGCCGAGCCGGGGATCGATCTTGTCATCGTCTCCAGCCCCGACGACCTTCACGCCGAACATGCGCTGGCTGCGATCCGCGCGGGCAAGCATGTGCTGATCGACAAGCCCTTCGCCACCACGCTCGCCGATGCCCGCGCCATCGCGGCGGAGGGCGAAGCGAGGGGCGTGATCGTCACCGCCTTCCAGAACCGCCGTTGGGACGCCGATTTCCGCACGCTGCAGGGCCTGATCGCTGCGGGGACGTTCGGCGAGATCGTCGAGGTCGAAAGCCGGTTCGACCGCTGGCGCCCGGTTCCGGCGGACGTGTGGAAGGAAGCGCGGCCGGGGGGCGTGTGGCTCGATCTCGGGCCGCACCTCGTCGATCAGGCGCTTCAATTGTTCGGGCAACCGCTCGGCATCACCGCCGACATCGCGACGCTGCGTGAGGGCGCCCCGGCGCCCGACTATTTCCACGCCGTGCTGCGCTATCCGAAACGCCGGGTCATCCTCCACGCGAGCAAGCTCGCCGCCGCGAACACGCTCCGCTTCAAGGTCCGCGGCACGGGCGGCAGCTGGGTCAAGCACGGCATCGATCCCCAGGAAGCGGCGACCGTTGCAGGAAAGACGCCGGGTGAGGGGAATTGGGGCGTCGATCCGGTCGATGGGATGCTCACCGGCGCCGACGGATCGGTCACGCCTGTTCCGAACGTTACCGGCGACTATCGCCTGTTCTGGCAGGCCCTTGCCGACGCCGTGCGGGGCGAAGGCGGGAATCCGGTTCCGGCGGCGGATGCGATCGCGGTGATGGACGTGCTCGACGCCGGGCTGCGCAGCGCGGAAGCGCACGCCGAAGTCAAAATCCCGCAAGCTGGATAA